GCCCACACCGTGGAATACGTCCGGTACCACATCCCGGAAGACCGTTCGGCGGAGTTCCTGGCCGCCTACACCCGCGCCGCGGCCCAGCTGGCGGCGGCGCCGCAGTGCGTGGACTACGAACTGGCGCGCTGCGAGGAGGACTTCGCGCACTTCGTCCTGCGCATCACATGGACCTCGACCGAGGACCACCTCGAGGGATTCCGGAAGTCGGAACTCTTCCCCGCCTTCCTCGCCGAGATCCGCCCGTACACCGCCGACATCGAGGAGATGCGGCACTACAAACCGACGACGGTACGCGGCGCCGGCTCGGCCGTGCCCACGCTGTACGAGTGGGCGGGCGGCGCCGAGGCCTTCGCCCGGCTGACGTCGGTCTTCTACGGCAAGGTCCTCAAGGACGACCTGCTGGCCCCGGTGTTCGACGGACTGGCCCCCGAGCACGCCGAGCACGTGTCCCTCTGGCTGGCGGAGGTCTTCGGCGGCCCGCCCGGGTACTCCGAGACCCAGGGCGGCCACGGCCACATGGTCGCCAAGCACCTGGGCCGGGGCATCACCGAGCCCCAGCGCCGCCGCTGGGTCGGCCTCATCCAGGACGCCGCCGACGAGGCCGGCCTGCCGACCGACGCCGAGTTCCGCTCGGCCTTCCTCGCCTACGTCGAGTGGGGCACCCGGCTCGCGGTGTACTTCTCCGGACCGGACGCCAAGCCGCCGGCGGAGCAGCCGGTGCCCAAGTGGGGGTGGGGGATGATGCCGCCGTACCAGGGGTGACGTAGGGTCCGCGCATGACCGCTGCCGTGACCGCCATGATCACCGCCGTGGTCGGTGTCCTCGGCACTCTCTTCGCCCCTGTCCTCAGCCAGCGGCTGACCTCGCGACAGCGGGCGCAGGAGGCCGAAGTCGCCGAGCACAGGCGGCTGTTCGAGGACCGCCGGACCGCCTACACGGCGATGAACCGGGCCTCGCGGCACTTCCACACCCTCCTCAAGGACGCCCTGCACCGGCTGCGCGACGACGTCTACACCGACCACGACCGCGAGCAGCTGGAGGAGGTGCGGCGGGAGTACCGGGACCGGTACGCCGAGGCGCAGATGGTCGTGCCCGAGCGGATCCTCGATGCCTCGCGGGCCGTGAACGAGGTGCTCGCGGGCATCGACGCCTTGGTGAAGCGGCTCGACCGGGGGCGGGCCCGGGACGGGGAGAGCGCCGTGCAAGCGTTGCTCGACCTGAAGGAGGCCGAGCCGCGGCTGTCCGAGATGCGGCGGCTGATGCGCGAGGACCTCGGCGTCGCGGACTGAGGCGCCCGGTCAGGCCCGCGGGGCCGTCGAGCCCTTGCCCGCCCGGGTCGCGTCCGTGCCCCAACTGGCCAGCAGGCGCAGGGCCTCCGCCGAGGGCGAGCCGGGTTCGGCGTGGTAGGTGATCAGCATCTGTTCGCTGTCGTCGGAGAGCCGGAACGACTCGAAGGAGAGGGACAGTTCGCCCACCAGGGGGTGGCGGAAGTGCTTGACGCCGTAGCCCTTCTCCTTGACGTCATGGGTGGCCCACAGACGTCTGAACACCTCGCTCTTGACCGAGAGTTCGCCGACCAGGGCGGACAGGCGCGGGTCGTCGGGGTGGCAGCCGGCGTCCATGCGCAGATAGCTGACGATGTCGGTCGCCTTCGATTCCCATTCCACGAACAGGTCGCGGTACTCGGGCCGCAGGAACACCATCCGGGCCCAGTTGCGGTCCTGCGGCGGCAGTTCGGACCAGTCGCCGAAGACCGCCGCGGCCATCCGGTTCCAGGCGAGGATGTCGGAGCGCCGGCCCGAGATGTAGGCCGGGACCCCCTCGATCGAGTCGAGCAGCTGGAGCAGCGCTCCGCGCACCTGCTGGGTCCGCCCGGTCTGCTTCTTCTTGTGCTGCTTTGGCTTCGCGAGATGCGTGAGATGGGCGTGCTCGGCGTCGGTCAGCCGCAGGGCACGGGAGATCGCGTCCAGGACCTCCGCCGACACGTTCCGTCCGTTGCCCTGCTCCAGGCGCGTGTAGTACGCCACCGACACCCCGGCCAGCTGCGCCAGCTCCTCGCGCCGCAGCCCCGGCACCCGCCGGTGCCGTCCGAAGTCCGGCAGGCCCACGTCCTCCGGCTTCAGCCGGGCCCGCCGGGTGCGCAGGAACTCGCTCAGCTCGGCACGCCGGTCCAGCGCGCCGCCGGAGGGCTCCTGTACGGGTTCGGGGCGTTCGTCCATGCCTCAAGTATTCACGGTCGTACGCTCATCATCCTGACCCCGCCAGTAGTAGGAACAGCGAACGTAGGCAGAGCGGTGACCTGGGTGAACGTCCTCCGGTCGGGCAGGGTGGTGTCGTACCCGGTCAGAAGGCGGCCGGGTGCGACACCACTGCTAGGAGAACCCCGGCATGACCACCGTTGCTGCGTACGCCGCCCCCGCCGCGAAGGCTCCGCTGGAGCGCACCACCATCGAACGGCGCGCGGTTGGCGAGTTCGACGTCCTGATCGACATCAAGTTCGCCGGCATCTGCCACTCCGACATCCACCAGGCCCGCGAGGGCTGGGGCGAGGCCATCTTCCCGATGGTCCCCGGCCACGAGATCGCCGGCATCGTCTCCGAGGTCGGTCCCGGCGTCACCAAGTACGCCGTCGGCGACCGGGTGGGCGTCGGCTGCATGGTCGACTCCTGCCGCGAGTGCGACAACTGCAAGGCCGGCCTGGAGCAGTACTGCACCGGCGGCGGCATGGTCGGCACGTACAACGCCGTCGGCAAGGACGGCGAGCCCACCTACGGCGGCTACTCGGAGAAGATCGTCGTCGACGAGAACTACGTCGTCGGTATCCCCGAGGGCATCGCCCTCGACGAGGCCGCGCCGCTGCTCTGCGCAGGCATCACCCTGTACTCCCCGCTCAAGCACTGGAACGCCGGCCCCGGCAAGAAGGTCGCCATCGTCGGTCTGGGCGGCCTCGGCCACATGGGCGTCAAGATCGCCCATGCGCTCGGCGCCGAGGTCACGGTCCTCTCCCAGTCGCTGCGCAAGAAGGACGACGGCCTGAAGCTGGGCGCCGACCACTACTACGCCACCAGCGACCCGAAGACCTTCGAGGAGCTGGCCGGCACCTTCGACCTGATCGTCTCCACGGTCTCGGCGCCGATGGACTTCGGCGCCCTGCTGTCCCTGCTCAAGCGGGACGGCGCCCTGGTGAACGTCGGCGCCCCCGAGGAGCCGATCCCGCTCAACCTCTTCTCGGTGATCGGTGGCCGCAAGACCCTCGCCGGTTCCATGATCGGAGGTATCGCCGAGACCCAGGAGATGCTGGACTTCTGCGCGGAGCACGGCTTCGGCGCGGAGATCGAGCTGATCCGCGCCGACGAGATCAACGAGGCGTACGAGCGGGTGCTGGCGAGCGACGTCCGGTACCGCTTCGTCATCGACACGGCGACGATCTGAGACACGGCGGCGATCTGACGCCTCCCGCATGACCGAGGGCCCCGGAGCCGCACTGCTCCGGGGCCCTCACCGCTTCCCCAGCAGCCACAGCAGATACGGCCCGCCGACCAGCGCGGTGAGCGCGCCGACCGGGATCTCCAGCGGAGGCAGGAGGGTGCGGGCCGCGAGATCGGCGGCGACCAGGACCACGGCACCCGTCAACGCGGCGTTGACCAGCGGCAGTTGGGGTGTGCGGGTGAGGCGGCGGGCCAGCTGGGGTGCGGTGAGGGCGACGAAGCCGATGGGCCCGGCCGCGCCGGTCGCCGTCGCGGCGAGCACGACCCCGAGGACGGTGAGCCCGAGCCGCACCCGGTCCACCCGCACCCCGAGCGCGGCCGCCGTGTCGGGGTCCAGCCCGAGCGGCAGGGACGCCCGGCTCGCCCATCCGAGCGCGGGCAGCGAGAGCAGCAGGACGACGGCCAGGGGCCCCGCCTGCTCGTAGCCCCGCCCGTTGAGGCTCCCCGTCAGCCACAGCTTGATCTGCTCGGCCGCCTCCAGCTCGCTGTCCGTGAGATACAGCTGCACGACGGCGGAGAGCGCGACCCCGATCCCGACGCCCGTGAGCACGAACCGGCTCGGCTGCATCCCGTGCCGCCAGGCGAGGACGTAGACCAGCGCGGCGGCCGCGAGCCCGCCGGTGACCGCGACGACGGGCATCGCCCCGGGTGCGGTGAC
Above is a window of Streptomyces sp. NBC_00490 DNA encoding:
- a CDS encoding group II truncated hemoglobin — encoded protein: MTAHTVEYVRYHIPEDRSAEFLAAYTRAAAQLAAAPQCVDYELARCEEDFAHFVLRITWTSTEDHLEGFRKSELFPAFLAEIRPYTADIEEMRHYKPTTVRGAGSAVPTLYEWAGGAEAFARLTSVFYGKVLKDDLLAPVFDGLAPEHAEHVSLWLAEVFGGPPGYSETQGGHGHMVAKHLGRGITEPQRRRWVGLIQDAADEAGLPTDAEFRSAFLAYVEWGTRLAVYFSGPDAKPPAEQPVPKWGWGMMPPYQG
- a CDS encoding helix-turn-helix domain-containing protein, which produces MDERPEPVQEPSGGALDRRAELSEFLRTRRARLKPEDVGLPDFGRHRRVPGLRREELAQLAGVSVAYYTRLEQGNGRNVSAEVLDAISRALRLTDAEHAHLTHLAKPKQHKKKQTGRTQQVRGALLQLLDSIEGVPAYISGRRSDILAWNRMAAAVFGDWSELPPQDRNWARMVFLRPEYRDLFVEWESKATDIVSYLRMDAGCHPDDPRLSALVGELSVKSEVFRRLWATHDVKEKGYGVKHFRHPLVGELSLSFESFRLSDDSEQMLITYHAEPGSPSAEALRLLASWGTDATRAGKGSTAPRA
- a CDS encoding NAD(P)-dependent alcohol dehydrogenase, whose amino-acid sequence is MTTVAAYAAPAAKAPLERTTIERRAVGEFDVLIDIKFAGICHSDIHQAREGWGEAIFPMVPGHEIAGIVSEVGPGVTKYAVGDRVGVGCMVDSCRECDNCKAGLEQYCTGGGMVGTYNAVGKDGEPTYGGYSEKIVVDENYVVGIPEGIALDEAAPLLCAGITLYSPLKHWNAGPGKKVAIVGLGGLGHMGVKIAHALGAEVTVLSQSLRKKDDGLKLGADHYYATSDPKTFEELAGTFDLIVSTVSAPMDFGALLSLLKRDGALVNVGAPEEPIPLNLFSVIGGRKTLAGSMIGGIAETQEMLDFCAEHGFGAEIELIRADEINEAYERVLASDVRYRFVIDTATI
- a CDS encoding FecCD family ABC transporter permease, which translates into the protein MKTRTVLRPTPTTSLLVHRRSAAVAVVLLGLLAGVMLASACLGQTYVSPAEVWHTLRTGDGPHALVVAEFRVPRIVLGALVGAALGLAGALVQTVTRNPLASPDVIGVGHGAAAATVLALATGTVTAPGAMPVVAVTGGLAAAALVYVLAWRHGMQPSRFVLTGVGIGVALSAVVQLYLTDSELEAAEQIKLWLTGSLNGRGYEQAGPLAVVLLLSLPALGWASRASLPLGLDPDTAAALGVRVDRVRLGLTVLGVVLAATATGAAGPIGFVALTAPQLARRLTRTPQLPLVNAALTGAVVLVAADLAARTLLPPLEIPVGALTALVGGPYLLWLLGKR